The following proteins are co-located in the Acinetobacter shaoyimingii genome:
- a CDS encoding NAD(P)(+) transhydrogenase (Re/Si-specific) subunit beta, whose protein sequence is MEFIREYADWFYLIGAVLFILTLRGLSGPKTAIQGNRYGMIAMAIAVLTTFFVADNPVVWMIVGAMVLGAVVGIARARTVPMTQMPETVALMHSLVGLAAVLIAVAAIIHNNKLTELGPDLLAANGVDFHQMSRVHLFELFVGCFVGAITFTASVFAYGKLAAKKWAKTISGAWVKPVQAIIFIAMLGFGIHFFLTGNMTSFWAMTGLALAFGWVWIAPVGGGDMPVVVSLLNSFSGWAAAGIGFTLENNMLIVAGSLVGSSGAILSYIMCKAMNRSIINVLFGGAMGGTAVASADAGDKAPRNHRSGSADDAGFLMSNADSVVIVPGYGMAQGRAQNAVKELANLLKEQGVTVRFAIHPVAGRMPGHMNVLLAEADVAYEDILEMDEINSDFPATDVVLVIGANDVVNPAAKDDPNSPIYGMPILEAHKARTIMVIKRSMATGYAGLDNDLFYNDKTMMIFGDAKKVVEDMTKAINGGGH, encoded by the coding sequence ATGGAATTTATTCGAGAGTATGCGGATTGGTTCTATTTAATTGGTGCCGTTCTTTTTATCTTAACTTTACGTGGTTTGTCAGGTCCTAAAACAGCAATTCAAGGCAATCGTTACGGTATGATCGCTATGGCGATCGCAGTATTAACCACATTCTTTGTTGCAGATAATCCTGTTGTTTGGATGATTGTGGGTGCAATGGTGTTAGGTGCTGTGGTCGGTATTGCACGTGCACGTACGGTTCCTATGACGCAAATGCCAGAAACTGTTGCCTTAATGCACTCTTTAGTGGGTTTGGCAGCGGTGTTAATTGCAGTTGCTGCAATTATTCACAACAACAAATTAACAGAATTGGGTCCAGATTTACTTGCAGCAAATGGCGTTGATTTTCATCAAATGAGCCGTGTTCATTTGTTTGAATTATTTGTAGGTTGTTTCGTAGGTGCAATCACATTTACTGCTTCTGTATTTGCTTATGGTAAGTTGGCTGCGAAGAAATGGGCGAAAACCATTTCAGGTGCTTGGGTAAAACCAGTGCAGGCAATCATTTTTATTGCAATGTTAGGTTTTGGTATTCACTTCTTCCTGACAGGTAATATGACTTCATTCTGGGCAATGACTGGTTTAGCGCTTGCTTTTGGATGGGTATGGATTGCACCAGTCGGTGGTGGTGATATGCCAGTCGTGGTATCGCTTTTGAACTCATTCTCAGGTTGGGCAGCGGCAGGTATTGGTTTCACACTTGAAAACAATATGTTGATTGTTGCGGGTTCGCTTGTGGGCTCATCAGGTGCGATTCTGTCTTACATCATGTGTAAAGCAATGAACCGTTCAATCATCAACGTTTTGTTTGGTGGTGCGATGGGTGGTACTGCAGTTGCATCAGCAGATGCAGGAGATAAAGCGCCACGTAATCACCGTTCTGGTTCTGCAGATGATGCTGGTTTCTTAATGTCAAATGCGGATAGCGTTGTGATTGTACCGGGTTATGGTATGGCACAAGGTCGTGCACAGAATGCAGTCAAAGAACTGGCAAACTTGCTCAAAGAGCAGGGAGTAACGGTTCGTTTTGCGATTCACCCAGTTGCTGGTCGTATGCCTGGTCATATGAACGTATTATTGGCTGAAGCAGATGTGGCGTATGAAGACATTTTAGAGATGGATGAGATTAACTCAGACTTCCCTGCAACAGATGTGGTACTTGTGATTGGTGCAAATGACGTTGTAAACCCAGCGGCTAAAGATGATCCAAATTCACCAATTTACGGTATGCCAATTTTGGAAGCGCATAAAGCACGTACCATTATGGTGATTAAGCGTTCTATGGCAACGGGTTATGCTGGTTTAGACAATGACTTGTTCTACAACGACAAAACCATGATGATTTTCGGTGATGCGAAAAAAGTTGTTGAGGATATGACCAAAGCGATTAATGGTGGTGGTCACTAA
- the tcuA gene encoding FAD-dependent tricarballylate dehydrogenase TcuA → MYDVVVIGGGNAALCAAITAREEGASVLLLEAAPKEWRGGNSQHTRNLRCMHNQPQDVLIDAYPEEEYWQDLLKVTGGKTNEHLARLVIRSTETCREWMKKHGVNFQPPLSGALHVARTNAFFMGGGKALVNAYFRSAQNLGVVVKYETKIKELDLKDGKFIAAIGEDGTRYEGKSCVLAAGGFESNREWLREAWGQNESGEWPADNFIIRGTRFNQGNLLKFMLDQGVDAIGDPSQSHCVAVDARAPLYDGGICTRIDCVSLGIVVNNQAKRFYDEGEDFWPKRYAIWGRLVAKQPQQIGYSIIDSKSVGRFMPPVFEGVKANSIRELAEKINLDPDQFEQTVREFNQACVKGEFNHTVLDNCHTENLSPAKTHWAVPLDTPPFYSYALRPGITFTYLGLKVEDDAAVRFNNIPSPNLYVAGEMMAGNVLGQGYTAGVGMSIGTTFGRIAGKNAARSALSQSALIQGAM, encoded by the coding sequence ATGTACGATGTTGTTGTAATCGGCGGTGGCAATGCGGCATTGTGTGCTGCGATCACTGCACGTGAAGAAGGTGCAAGTGTTCTATTATTAGAAGCTGCCCCAAAGGAATGGCGTGGTGGAAATTCACAACATACGCGTAATTTACGTTGTATGCATAATCAACCGCAAGATGTCTTGATCGATGCTTATCCAGAAGAAGAATATTGGCAGGATCTGTTAAAAGTCACAGGTGGTAAGACCAATGAACATTTGGCGCGCCTTGTTATCCGCAGTACCGAAACCTGTCGTGAGTGGATGAAAAAACATGGCGTAAATTTTCAGCCACCCTTATCAGGTGCATTACACGTCGCACGCACAAATGCTTTTTTTATGGGTGGGGGAAAAGCGCTGGTGAATGCCTATTTTCGAAGTGCTCAGAACTTAGGTGTTGTCGTCAAATATGAAACTAAAATTAAAGAACTGGATTTAAAAGACGGAAAGTTTATTGCTGCCATTGGCGAAGATGGAACACGTTATGAAGGCAAATCTTGTGTCCTTGCAGCAGGTGGATTTGAATCTAATCGTGAATGGCTACGTGAAGCGTGGGGGCAGAACGAGTCAGGTGAATGGCCAGCAGATAATTTCATTATTCGTGGAACACGATTCAATCAGGGTAATCTACTTAAATTCATGTTGGATCAAGGCGTAGATGCCATTGGTGATCCATCGCAATCGCATTGTGTTGCAGTCGATGCTCGTGCCCCACTTTATGATGGTGGTATTTGTACCCGTATTGATTGCGTGTCATTGGGTATTGTTGTCAATAATCAAGCCAAACGATTTTACGATGAAGGCGAAGATTTTTGGCCAAAACGTTATGCCATTTGGGGGCGTTTAGTTGCCAAACAACCGCAACAAATTGGTTATTCCATCATTGATTCAAAATCCGTAGGCCGTTTCATGCCACCTGTTTTTGAAGGCGTGAAAGCCAATTCTATTCGTGAGCTTGCTGAAAAAATCAATCTCGATCCCGATCAATTTGAACAAACTGTACGTGAATTTAACCAAGCCTGTGTCAAAGGTGAGTTTAACCATACTGTTTTGGACAATTGCCATACCGAAAATTTGAGCCCTGCGAAAACGCATTGGGCTGTGCCTTTAGATACACCACCTTTTTATTCCTATGCCTTACGTCCTGGTATCACTTTTACCTATTTAGGTTTGAAAGTTGAAGATGATGCCGCTGTGCGTTTTAACAATATTCCAAGTCCGAATCTCTATGTTGCGGGGGAGATGATGGCTGGAAATGTATTGGGTCAGGGGTATACCGCAGGTGTGGGCATGTCAATAGGGACAACTTTCGGTCGTATTGCAGGTAAAAATGCTGCTCGTTCTGCTTTGAGTCAAAGTGCCTTAATTCAGGGGGCAATGTAA
- a CDS encoding proton-translocating transhydrogenase family protein: MVETITIFVLAIFVGYYVVWGVTPALHTPLMAVTNALSSIIIVGAMIQTVGLPMIGVEGNVTFQTVNVVSVLGAIAVFLASINIFGGFAVTARMLEMFKPKQKKKEG; the protein is encoded by the coding sequence ATGGTTGAAACAATTACAATTTTTGTCCTCGCTATTTTTGTAGGTTACTACGTCGTTTGGGGTGTAACGCCTGCTTTGCATACGCCGTTAATGGCGGTAACCAATGCATTGTCATCCATCATTATCGTTGGTGCGATGATTCAAACTGTTGGGCTTCCAATGATTGGTGTTGAAGGTAATGTTACTTTTCAAACAGTGAACGTTGTCAGTGTATTAGGAGCGATTGCTGTATTCCTTGCGAGTATCAACATTTTTGGTGGCTTTGCAGTAACAGCACGTATGCTTGAGATGTTCAAGCCTAAACAAAAGAAAAAAGAGGGCTAA
- a CDS encoding DMT family transporter, translating into MKIPLSSVQVGSLFAIGSAFLFSTKAIFIKQAYALSPLVDGTVLMALRMASALPFFLLLCWLNRRHNSNVKSKDWALLILAGLLGYYFSSWLDFSGLMYISASLERIILFLYPTLTVIASSFIYKQPLTLKTIIAIVLSYGGTIIVMLQEQSNVAHEGYFWLGVSLVFASAISFACYLLLTPKLIAKFGSWNFTGLALSVACLGTLVHFFIATPEPIQLIAQLPNSVLWYGLALGLAVTVLPTILVAQSIARIGASQSAMIASIGPILTIILATLFLGETMNHIQWFGCALNIIGVMIITLSKKKLGN; encoded by the coding sequence ATGAAAATTCCACTGAGTAGCGTTCAAGTTGGCTCTTTATTTGCCATTGGTTCCGCATTTCTGTTTAGCACCAAAGCCATTTTTATTAAACAGGCTTATGCACTATCGCCTTTGGTCGATGGAACGGTACTCATGGCGCTACGAATGGCCAGTGCTTTGCCTTTTTTCTTATTACTGTGTTGGTTGAATCGTCGACATAACAGCAACGTAAAATCTAAAGATTGGGCATTGTTAATCTTGGCAGGATTGCTTGGTTACTACTTTTCAAGTTGGCTTGATTTTAGTGGCCTCATGTATATCAGCGCATCACTTGAACGCATTATTTTATTTCTATATCCCACATTGACGGTTATTGCATCGAGCTTTATTTATAAGCAACCTCTCACATTGAAAACAATTATCGCGATTGTGCTGAGTTACGGCGGTACGATCATCGTTATGCTTCAAGAACAAAGCAATGTGGCACATGAAGGTTACTTTTGGTTAGGGGTAAGTTTAGTTTTTGCCAGTGCAATCAGCTTTGCATGTTATTTATTACTTACGCCTAAATTAATTGCAAAGTTCGGTTCTTGGAATTTTACAGGACTGGCTTTAAGTGTTGCATGTCTTGGTACACTGGTTCATTTCTTCATTGCAACACCTGAACCCATACAACTAATCGCTCAGCTTCCGAACAGTGTTTTATGGTACGGACTCGCTTTAGGACTTGCGGTTACAGTTTTACCTACCATCCTTGTTGCGCAAAGTATTGCTCGAATTGGCGCATCGCAATCTGCCATGATTGCATCCATTGGCCCCATTTTGACGATTATTCTTGCAACTTTATTTTTAGGTGAAACGATGAATCATATTCAGTGGTTCGGCTGTGCATTGAATATTATAGGCGTGATGATTATTACCTTATCGAAAAAGAAACTGGGCAACTAA
- a CDS encoding MFS transporter → MHSIENPLDISEDKALLWLMAIACGICAGANYYSQPLIHSIQLYFQEPESKVALTVTFAQVSYALGLLFIVPMGDILNKTKFIPFLMFLSALGLFICAFSSNLVMLWAGTIIAGLFSVAAQILIPFATMAVKPNKTGEVVGLLMSGLLVGILVSTSLAGLLSNLFNWKLIYIISGILMLMVAVVLNARLPYLASTKMSYFSIFKSMGILLKEERRLVYRALTGAFAFATMSILFSTIAILMTSSFKLTDVMVGCITLVGIFGALATKKIGKIADQGFGKAITWAGIAILATSWIFLYLGQHYLWSYIIGFGLTNLGLAAVHTSNQNVIFNLRPDAKSRINSIYMTSYFIGGATGSALGIYAWHHGGWAMACIVGLGLVFFAAVFALLDQRYVAQYKASSL, encoded by the coding sequence ATGCACTCGATTGAAAATCCTTTAGATATTAGTGAAGATAAAGCCTTACTTTGGCTGATGGCGATTGCTTGTGGTATCTGTGCTGGTGCGAACTATTACTCACAACCTTTAATTCACTCTATTCAGCTTTATTTTCAAGAACCTGAATCTAAAGTGGCGCTTACCGTGACTTTTGCTCAAGTGTCTTATGCGCTGGGTTTATTGTTTATTGTGCCAATGGGTGACATTTTAAATAAAACCAAATTTATCCCCTTTCTGATGTTTCTTTCAGCGTTGGGATTATTTATTTGTGCTTTTTCAAGCAATCTCGTGATGCTATGGGCGGGAACGATCATTGCAGGGCTCTTTTCCGTAGCTGCGCAAATTCTCATTCCTTTTGCCACCATGGCTGTAAAACCCAATAAAACAGGTGAAGTGGTGGGTTTGCTTATGAGTGGCTTATTGGTCGGTATTTTAGTTTCGACCAGCCTGGCAGGACTACTCTCCAATTTATTTAACTGGAAACTGATTTATATCATTAGCGGGATTTTAATGCTGATGGTGGCAGTGGTTTTAAATGCTCGTTTGCCCTATTTGGCCAGCACAAAAATGAGTTATTTCAGTATTTTTAAATCGATGGGAATCTTACTTAAAGAAGAGCGTCGACTGGTGTACCGTGCTTTAACGGGAGCCTTTGCCTTTGCCACCATGAGTATTTTGTTTTCCACCATTGCCATACTCATGACCTCATCTTTTAAATTGACCGACGTCATGGTTGGATGCATTACATTGGTTGGAATCTTTGGGGCATTGGCCACTAAAAAAATTGGGAAAATTGCCGATCAGGGTTTTGGCAAAGCCATTACTTGGGCAGGGATTGCAATATTAGCAACCAGTTGGATTTTCTTATATTTGGGTCAGCATTATTTATGGAGTTATATCATTGGTTTTGGTTTAACCAATTTAGGTTTGGCCGCTGTTCATACCAGCAATCAAAATGTGATTTTTAATTTACGTCCAGATGCCAAATCACGTATTAATTCAATTTACATGACCAGTTATTTTATTGGTGGTGCAACAGGTTCTGCACTCGGTATTTACGCATGGCATCATGGTGGTTGGGCAATGGCATGTATAGTGGGTTTAGGCTTGGTCTTTTTTGCTGCTGTGTTTGCTCTATTGGATCAGCGCTATGTTGCTCAATACAAAGCGTCTTCCTTATAG
- a CDS encoding LysR family transcriptional regulator has translation MELRQLQSFVTIVEQGSIGKAAQKLDVGTSALSQQISKLESELSTRLLQRSALGVTPTPAGLAFLKQAQLVLRHANQAVQAAQSSRLVGYVSVGFPPSTASILGVPFLKVMAERYPDIKVHLVESLSGNLVQLINSRQLDAAIIFSQDVDKNWSVQALASESMFLIGSDAFFKIHELEDYLATSSLPFHALKDLPLALPSNNHGLRKLVQQQHNELQVTYEIDGLSLLMNTVAHLDVGTIQPGSAFMNLSRQHLNFLKITAPSIDRTNYLISLNEEELSPASLAAKSVIRSCMTQLIEQHAWPSAKLI, from the coding sequence ATGGAACTTAGACAACTACAATCATTTGTCACAATTGTGGAACAGGGGAGTATTGGTAAAGCTGCGCAAAAATTAGATGTGGGAACATCTGCATTGAGCCAACAAATTTCAAAATTAGAATCTGAGCTTTCGACACGGCTATTACAGCGTTCAGCATTGGGTGTTACACCTACGCCAGCAGGTTTGGCTTTTTTAAAACAAGCTCAATTGGTTTTACGTCATGCCAATCAAGCCGTTCAAGCGGCTCAATCTTCTCGACTCGTTGGTTATGTGAGTGTGGGATTTCCACCAAGTACAGCTTCAATTTTAGGTGTGCCTTTTCTAAAGGTAATGGCAGAGCGTTATCCGGATATTAAAGTTCATTTGGTTGAAAGCTTATCTGGAAATTTGGTGCAATTGATCAATTCAAGACAATTGGATGCAGCAATTATTTTCAGTCAAGATGTAGATAAGAATTGGTCTGTACAAGCATTGGCATCGGAGTCGATGTTCTTAATTGGGAGTGATGCATTTTTCAAAATACATGAACTGGAAGATTATCTAGCTACATCATCACTCCCTTTTCATGCTTTAAAAGATCTTCCTTTGGCCTTGCCAAGTAATAATCATGGATTAAGAAAATTAGTCCAACAGCAACATAATGAGCTACAAGTAACGTATGAAATCGATGGTTTAAGTTTATTGATGAATACCGTTGCACATCTAGATGTGGGTACGATTCAACCAGGTAGTGCTTTTATGAATTTGAGTCGACAGCATTTAAATTTTTTAAAGATAACAGCACCTTCCATCGATCGAACTAACTATCTGATTAGTTTGAATGAAGAGGAGCTTTCACCTGCTAGTTTGGCAGCTAAAAGCGTGATCCGCTCTTGTATGACCCAACTGATAGAACAACATGCTTGGCCGAGTGCAAAACTCATTTAA
- the soxR gene encoding redox-sensitive transcriptional activator SoxR, with protein sequence MQNKLNSWMTIGDLAKRSDVSVATLRFYEEKELIWSIRTEGNQRRYQRAMLRRIAIVKVAQQVGLSLAEIKQAFTALPKQKMASKDDWQKMSQQWQQDLDQRIIKLLQLRNQLNWCIGCGCLSQEQCPLYNPDDIMANESAGAHFKDIVLKFSDLDQAKES encoded by the coding sequence ATGCAAAATAAATTAAATTCATGGATGACAATAGGCGACTTAGCAAAACGCAGTGATGTGAGTGTTGCGACACTTCGTTTTTATGAAGAAAAAGAATTGATTTGGAGTATTAGAACTGAAGGTAATCAGCGACGTTACCAACGTGCCATGCTCCGCCGAATTGCCATTGTAAAAGTGGCGCAGCAAGTGGGTTTAAGCTTGGCGGAAATAAAGCAAGCATTTACAGCATTGCCAAAACAAAAAATGGCCAGCAAGGACGACTGGCAAAAGATGTCGCAACAATGGCAACAAGATCTAGATCAGCGAATCATCAAGTTATTACAACTCAGAAACCAACTTAATTGGTGTATTGGATGTGGTTGTTTATCTCAAGAACAATGCCCACTGTACAATCCTGATGACATTATGGCGAATGAATCTGCTGGCGCACATTTTAAAGATATTGTACTTAAGTTCAGTGATTTAGATCAGGCTAAAGAATCATAA
- a CDS encoding Re/Si-specific NAD(P)(+) transhydrogenase subunit alpha, with translation MQIGIPTETVVGENRVAVTPETVKKLVSAGHSVVIERGAGVKAAYIDSAYEQVGATIKDDAYTNSQLILKVRAPKGDEIQKLAANTTVVAMFDPYRNTELDQFATQQVSAFALELLPRTLSRAQNMDVLSSQANLAGYKSVLLAANEYQRMFPMLMTAAGTVKPARVVIMGVGVAGLQAIATAKRLGAIVEATDLRPTARDQVESLGGKWLDVPMSDEEKQKAADAAKNGYGWMPGEQYIKDQAVIVDKAVSNADIVITTALLPGRDAPRLIKAETVAKMKPGSVILDMAVESGGNVEGSKCGETVVTTNGVKILGVPNIPATVATEASALYARNVFNFVETLFDQEKNFKINLEDEIQKALLVTHSGQVLLKRG, from the coding sequence ATGCAGATCGGAATCCCTACCGAAACTGTCGTCGGTGAAAATCGAGTCGCCGTAACGCCAGAGACAGTAAAGAAGTTAGTTAGCGCTGGTCATAGCGTGGTCATTGAACGTGGTGCTGGTGTAAAGGCAGCGTACATTGACAGTGCGTATGAACAAGTTGGCGCTACGATTAAAGATGATGCCTACACAAATAGCCAATTGATTTTGAAAGTTCGTGCACCTAAGGGTGATGAAATTCAAAAGCTTGCAGCCAATACCACTGTGGTGGCAATGTTTGATCCGTACCGCAATACAGAACTTGATCAATTTGCAACTCAGCAAGTATCTGCGTTTGCACTAGAGCTTTTGCCACGAACATTATCTCGTGCGCAAAATATGGATGTGCTTTCCTCTCAAGCCAATTTGGCGGGTTATAAGTCAGTATTGTTGGCTGCGAATGAATATCAACGTATGTTCCCAATGTTGATGACAGCTGCAGGTACAGTTAAACCTGCACGTGTTGTGATCATGGGGGTGGGTGTTGCAGGTTTACAAGCCATTGCAACCGCAAAACGCTTAGGTGCTATTGTTGAAGCAACCGACTTACGTCCAACTGCACGTGACCAAGTTGAGTCACTTGGTGGTAAATGGTTAGACGTACCAATGTCTGACGAAGAAAAGCAGAAAGCTGCTGATGCTGCCAAAAACGGTTATGGTTGGATGCCTGGTGAACAGTACATCAAAGATCAAGCGGTGATTGTCGATAAAGCTGTTTCAAATGCGGATATCGTGATTACCACAGCCTTACTTCCAGGTCGTGATGCACCGCGTTTAATTAAAGCTGAAACAGTTGCCAAGATGAAACCTGGTTCAGTGATTTTAGATATGGCAGTTGAATCGGGCGGTAACGTTGAAGGTTCAAAATGTGGTGAAACAGTTGTAACGACAAATGGCGTCAAAATTCTAGGCGTGCCTAATATTCCTGCGACAGTGGCAACGGAAGCATCTGCATTGTATGCACGTAACGTTTTCAACTTCGTAGAAACATTATTTGATCAAGAGAAAAATTTTAAAATCAATCTCGAAGATGAAATTCAAAAAGCATTACTTGTAACGCATAGCGGGCAAGTACTGTTGAAACGTGGTTAA
- the tcuB gene encoding tricarballylate utilization 4Fe-4S protein TcuB, translated as MNASTKNLIPVVQLTANEEQVKQALQICNACRYCETFCAVFPAMTKRLEFNQADIHYMANLCHNCGACLHACQYAPPHEFGVNIPQAMAQVRLETYQKFAVPESFGKLYQKAGITLVSALVITFIFFMLAGTIIQGNDLFGLYEGNFYAIFPHNFLALLFGSVFGIAFILLGLGIRKFWNQTSEVVLGGVEQPDILQAAKNVLTLKYLDGGHGKGCNEEDDRYTLIRRRFHHFTMYGFLLCFLATIVATGYHYFLNLHAPYPIFSLPVILGTLGGIGLVIGPVGLLYLNIKRDPQHGDAKQKPMDRGFIFLLLLISITGLALLAFRDSTLMALLLIAHLATVMTFFLTIPFGKFAHGFYRSAALLKFAVEERRSKKAK; from the coding sequence ATGAATGCATCAACAAAAAATTTAATTCCAGTGGTTCAGTTAACTGCCAACGAAGAGCAAGTGAAACAGGCCTTACAGATTTGTAATGCATGTCGATACTGCGAAACCTTCTGTGCTGTATTTCCTGCTATGACGAAACGGTTGGAATTTAATCAAGCCGATATTCATTATATGGCGAATCTTTGCCACAACTGTGGCGCTTGTCTTCATGCTTGCCAATACGCACCGCCTCATGAATTTGGTGTCAATATCCCACAAGCAATGGCTCAAGTTCGCCTTGAAACTTATCAGAAGTTCGCTGTGCCAGAAAGCTTTGGCAAGTTATATCAAAAAGCGGGTATTACTTTAGTGAGTGCTTTAGTGATCACATTTATTTTTTTCATGCTGGCTGGAACCATTATTCAAGGTAATGATTTATTCGGCTTATATGAAGGAAATTTCTATGCGATTTTTCCACATAACTTTTTAGCGCTGCTGTTTGGTTCAGTTTTTGGTATCGCATTCATTCTTCTTGGTTTAGGCATTCGCAAATTTTGGAATCAAACTTCTGAAGTGGTTTTAGGTGGTGTTGAGCAACCTGACATTCTACAAGCTGCAAAAAATGTACTGACGCTTAAATATCTCGATGGTGGACATGGTAAAGGTTGTAATGAGGAAGATGACCGCTACACGCTTATTCGCCGTCGCTTCCATCATTTCACCATGTATGGCTTTTTACTTTGCTTTTTGGCGACCATTGTTGCGACGGGTTATCACTATTTCTTAAATCTTCATGCTCCTTATCCAATTTTTAGTTTACCAGTGATCCTTGGAACTTTAGGGGGAATTGGTTTAGTGATTGGTCCAGTGGGTTTGCTTTATCTCAACATTAAGCGTGATCCACAACATGGTGATGCAAAGCAAAAGCCAATGGATCGCGGTTTTATCTTCCTTCTTCTTTTAATCAGCATCACTGGCTTGGCGTTATTGGCATTCAGAGATAGCACGTTGATGGCGCTTCTACTGATTGCACATTTAGCCACAGTAATGACTTTTTTCTTAACGATTCCGTTTGGAAAATTTGCGCATGGATTCTATCGCAGCGCGGCTTTACTGAAATTCGCTGTCGAAGAGCGCCGAAGTAAAAAAGCGAAATAA
- a CDS encoding RidA family protein: protein MKNTTQQNTHLPAIQTQQHQTCFTLINPETLYDPSAFGYSHIVEVQNFNRIIHIAGQSGEDIQGHLSSDFTEQVQQTFKNLEHALHAVGGQFADIAVLKVLMVDHNTHKHDILIQHSQQYWSDSRFPVCTLIPVPCLAKPEMLIEIDATAYVL, encoded by the coding sequence ATGAAAAATACAACACAGCAAAATACGCATCTGCCTGCAATTCAAACCCAACAGCATCAAACTTGTTTTACCTTAATCAATCCCGAAACGCTTTATGATCCTAGCGCTTTCGGATATAGCCATATCGTCGAAGTTCAAAATTTTAACCGCATCATTCATATTGCAGGTCAAAGCGGCGAAGATATTCAAGGCCATTTATCTTCCGACTTTACTGAGCAAGTTCAGCAAACATTTAAAAATTTGGAACATGCATTACATGCTGTAGGTGGTCAATTTGCAGATATTGCAGTGTTAAAAGTATTGATGGTCGATCATAATACCCATAAGCACGACATACTCATTCAGCACAGCCAGCAATATTGGTCAGATTCTCGTTTTCCAGTGTGTACACTCATTCCTGTACCCTGTCTTGCAAAACCTGAAATGCTCATTGAAATTGATGCCACAGCATATGTGCTTTAA